A section of the Enterobacter sp. C2 genome encodes:
- the gloB gene encoding hydroxyacylglutathione hydrolase, with product MNLNSIPAFQDNYIWVLSNDEGHCVIVDPGEAAPVLKAIQENQWQPKAILLTHHHHDHVGGVKELRQQFPDVVVYGPEETRDKGATKCVVEGDRLTLLGYEFSVFATPGHTLGHLSYYTIPYLFCGDTLFSGGCGRLFEGTANQMYQSFQKINALPGETVICCAHEYTLTNMKFAQHILPDDAAIEDYLNKVKQLRAKNHPTLPVTLENERRINVFLRTEDPDLISVIAKETNLQQPNTRFAWLRSKKDAF from the coding sequence ATGAATCTTAACAGTATTCCCGCATTTCAGGATAACTACATCTGGGTGTTAAGCAATGACGAAGGTCACTGTGTGATTGTCGATCCGGGCGAAGCGGCTCCGGTGCTTAAGGCAATTCAAGAAAACCAGTGGCAGCCCAAAGCGATTCTGCTCACTCACCACCATCACGATCACGTTGGCGGCGTGAAAGAACTCCGCCAGCAGTTCCCGGACGTAGTGGTATATGGGCCGGAAGAGACACGAGATAAAGGGGCAACGAAATGCGTCGTGGAGGGTGATAGGCTCACTCTTTTGGGCTACGAATTTTCTGTTTTTGCAACGCCGGGCCATACGCTAGGTCACCTCTCTTACTACACAATTCCTTACCTTTTTTGCGGCGACACGCTGTTTTCAGGCGGTTGCGGCAGACTTTTCGAAGGTACTGCGAATCAGATGTATCAATCTTTTCAGAAAATTAACGCACTTCCCGGCGAAACAGTTATATGTTGCGCGCATGAATATACATTAACGAATATGAAGTTTGCCCAGCATATTCTTCCCGATGACGCGGCTATTGAGGATTATCTTAATAAAGTGAAGCAGTTACGGGCAAAAAACCACCCAACGCTGCCCGTTACGCTGGAAAATGAGCGCCGGATTAATGTTTTTCTACGCACTGAAGATCCTGATTTGATTAGTGTTATTGCTAAAGAGACAAATTTGCAACAGCCTAATACCCGTTTTGCATGGTTGAGGTCAAAGAAAGACGCTTTCTGA
- a CDS encoding class I SAM-dependent methyltransferase — protein sequence MKPARIPRTLSAPAHWAEFSRGEYYREALEQQLKPWFAKIYGFHLLKIGNLSAEINAESCAISHQVNVSLQGEPAQVRADPLHLPFENKSVDACLLAHTLSWCQDPHRLLNEADRVLIDDGWLILSGFNPVSLLGLRKALPIKRRSAVYRSRMFTMMRQLDWLSLLNFEVVHHSGFQVLPWTRQGGKVLTTHLPALGCMQLIVARKRTIPLTLNPMKQSKAKARVPQAVGATRQYRKP from the coding sequence ATGAAACCGGCAAGGATACCTCGAACGTTGTCAGCACCCGCCCACTGGGCTGAGTTTTCCCGCGGCGAATACTACCGCGAGGCGCTGGAACAGCAGCTTAAGCCCTGGTTCGCAAAAATCTACGGATTTCACCTGCTTAAGATTGGCAATCTCAGCGCGGAAATCAATGCCGAAAGCTGCGCTATCTCGCATCAGGTTAATGTCTCACTGCAGGGCGAGCCTGCGCAGGTCAGAGCCGATCCGCTGCATCTTCCCTTTGAGAATAAATCCGTGGACGCCTGCCTGCTAGCCCATACCTTGAGCTGGTGCCAGGATCCCCATCGCCTGTTAAATGAGGCCGATCGCGTGTTGATTGATGATGGCTGGCTGATACTGAGCGGGTTTAACCCCGTCAGCCTGCTTGGATTGCGCAAGGCATTGCCCATCAAGCGTCGGTCAGCGGTCTACCGCAGCCGGATGTTTACCATGATGCGCCAGCTCGATTGGCTATCGCTGCTCAACTTCGAAGTTGTGCATCATAGCGGTTTTCAGGTGCTGCCCTGGACCCGGCAGGGGGGAAAAGTACTGACTACCCATCTGCCGGCGCTGGGCTGTATGCAGCTTATCGTTGCCCGCAAGCGGACTATCCCGCTAACGCTCAACCCGATGAAGCAGAGTAAAGCGAAAGCACGGGTGCCTCAGGCGGTTGGTGCAACCCGTCAGTACCGCAAACCCTGA
- the dnaQ gene encoding DNA polymerase III subunit epsilon, with protein MSTAITRQIVLDTETTGMNQIGAHYEGHKIIEIGAVEVINRRLTGNNFHVYLKPDRLVDPEAFGVHGIADEFLLDKPLFSDVADEFIDYIRGAELVIHNASFDIGFMDYEFSKLNRGIPKTDTFCKVTDSLAMARKMFPGKRNSLDALCSRYEIDNSKRTLHGALLDAQILADVFLMMTGGQTAMAFSIEGENQQAQGEATIQRVVRRANSLRVVLASDEEVMAHESRLDLVQKKGGSCLWRA; from the coding sequence ATGAGCACTGCAATTACACGACAGATCGTCCTTGATACAGAAACCACCGGTATGAACCAGATCGGTGCCCACTATGAAGGACATAAGATTATTGAAATCGGCGCGGTAGAGGTGATCAACCGCCGCCTGACCGGCAATAACTTCCACGTCTACCTTAAGCCGGATCGGCTGGTGGATCCGGAAGCCTTTGGCGTGCACGGGATTGCAGATGAGTTTTTGCTGGATAAGCCATTGTTCAGCGACGTCGCCGATGAGTTTATCGACTACATTCGCGGCGCTGAGCTGGTGATCCACAACGCATCGTTTGATATTGGCTTTATGGACTATGAGTTCAGCAAGCTGAACCGGGGCATTCCTAAAACGGACACCTTCTGCAAGGTGACCGATAGCCTGGCGATGGCAAGGAAGATGTTCCCCGGCAAGCGCAACAGCCTTGATGCCCTCTGCTCACGCTATGAGATAGATAACAGCAAGCGAACGCTGCACGGGGCGCTGCTCGATGCCCAGATCCTCGCTGACGTCTTCTTAATGATGACGGGCGGGCAGACTGCTATGGCGTTCTCCATCGAAGGGGAGAATCAGCAGGCGCAGGGCGAGGCCACTATTCAGCGCGTTGTGCGTCGGGCCAATTCGCTTCGCGTGGTGTTAGCCAGCGATGAAGAGGTGATGGCGCATGAGTCGCGTCTCGATCTGGTACAAAAGAAGGGCGGTTCTTGCCTGTGGCGAGCCTGA
- a CDS encoding acyltransferase family protein yields MWNILKVAGSLHNDKYRSDIDGIRALAVLLVVICHAFPEWFPKGFIGVDIFFVISGFLISSILIKDAENNKFSIKRFYQRRIRRIAPALITVLLSTLMLSWWCLFKPEYLSLGKHFIASLLFSENFLLWSEVSYFDIAAELKPTLHLWSLAVEEQFYIVWPIIIYLAYRMRWNLLYACLIMTVLSFILNTYHVHHNPTAAYYSPLERSWELMVGAILAIVQHRYPNALSKFKNGQSALGVVFIIVGLVVIKPARFPGAAALLPTLGTFFLLSAGSKSWINRNILSLSPVVWLGFISYPLYLWHWPLLSLTRITFGPLTALNASLCLIVSVLAAFLTVVIVEVPARRSQAPVKWLLIMLAFIFALSIMVATGSLTPRIKSNAIPTKNEWAFLEDSLEKKYDNSTGEYTLGKGVHDIIFIGDSHVAQYAPYLDKKLSEMNQSASLYVGGGCIPIVGVSTTATFRKTCANMIKSAFNEASNDRYKTVVIGGAWNRYFLAQDELSRDYLYKDNYINTGKGMDLALSRLQEDIVHLQNLHKNVVLILDNPKQSYFLTDRNRLVLQIKNGMVAPRNKEHRKLNEYLKSYFMRLGVRVINPAESVCGDNTVCYITDAYGNIIYKDTDHFNPDWIVNNGGFLGPIWQR; encoded by the coding sequence ATGTGGAATATTTTGAAGGTGGCGGGTAGCTTACATAACGATAAATACAGATCTGATATAGATGGCATTCGCGCCCTTGCTGTTTTACTTGTTGTGATTTGTCATGCTTTTCCTGAATGGTTTCCGAAGGGCTTTATTGGCGTTGATATCTTTTTCGTTATATCCGGATTTCTCATCTCTTCTATTCTTATCAAAGACGCCGAAAATAATAAGTTTTCCATAAAAAGATTCTACCAACGGCGCATTCGCAGGATCGCACCAGCCTTAATTACTGTATTACTCTCTACGCTGATGTTAAGCTGGTGGTGTCTGTTTAAACCTGAGTATTTATCGTTAGGTAAACATTTTATCGCCTCGCTGCTTTTTTCGGAAAATTTTTTACTCTGGAGCGAGGTCAGCTATTTTGATATCGCTGCTGAATTAAAACCGACGCTACACCTGTGGAGTTTAGCCGTAGAGGAGCAGTTTTATATTGTTTGGCCGATAATTATATATCTGGCATATAGGATGCGCTGGAATCTACTCTATGCTTGCTTAATAATGACGGTGCTATCGTTTATATTAAATACGTATCATGTCCATCATAATCCAACTGCCGCCTATTACTCGCCGTTAGAGCGCTCCTGGGAGCTTATGGTTGGCGCTATACTCGCCATCGTTCAGCATCGCTATCCAAATGCGTTAAGCAAGTTTAAAAATGGGCAGTCTGCGCTTGGTGTAGTGTTTATTATCGTTGGGCTGGTAGTCATCAAGCCTGCTCGTTTTCCTGGCGCCGCCGCGTTACTCCCTACTTTGGGCACCTTTTTCCTGCTTTCAGCCGGCAGTAAGAGTTGGATCAATAGAAACATTCTCTCTTTATCCCCTGTGGTTTGGCTCGGTTTTATCAGCTACCCGCTCTACTTATGGCACTGGCCTCTGCTAAGTTTAACGAGGATCACCTTTGGCCCATTAACTGCGTTAAATGCTTCCCTCTGCCTTATCGTGTCTGTTCTTGCAGCTTTTTTAACCGTTGTTATAGTTGAAGTACCGGCCAGGCGATCTCAGGCCCCTGTAAAATGGCTATTGATCATGCTTGCATTTATTTTTGCGTTATCAATCATGGTTGCTACGGGTAGCCTGACGCCGAGAATAAAAAGCAATGCCATTCCTACAAAAAATGAGTGGGCATTCCTGGAAGATAGTCTAGAAAAAAAATATGACAACTCGACGGGAGAGTATACGTTAGGCAAAGGTGTACATGACATTATCTTTATCGGAGATTCGCATGTGGCGCAATATGCTCCTTACCTTGATAAAAAGCTTAGTGAAATGAACCAGTCCGCGAGCCTTTACGTCGGTGGGGGGTGTATTCCGATAGTCGGTGTAAGCACAACGGCGACGTTTAGAAAAACATGCGCGAATATGATTAAAAGTGCCTTTAACGAGGCCAGTAACGATCGCTACAAAACTGTCGTTATTGGTGGGGCATGGAATCGGTATTTTCTTGCCCAAGATGAACTAAGCCGCGATTATCTTTATAAAGATAATTATATCAATACTGGCAAAGGAATGGATTTAGCCCTGTCCAGATTGCAAGAAGATATTGTGCATCTGCAGAATCTGCACAAAAATGTTGTTCTGATATTAGATAATCCAAAGCAGTCTTATTTTTTGACCGATAGAAACAGACTGGTTTTGCAGATAAAAAATGGGATGGTAGCGCCAAGAAATAAAGAGCATAGGAAGCTTAACGAATATTTGAAAAGCTACTTTATGCGGCTAGGGGTAAGAGTAATTAATCCTGCAGAAAGCGTATGCGGTGACAATACGGTTTGTTACATAACAGATGCCTATGGGAATATTATTTATAAAGACACCGATCACTTCAACCCTGACTGGATTGTTAATAATGGCGGTTTCTTAGGGCCTATATGGCAGCGTTAA
- a CDS encoding amidohydrolase: MPGFKITLLQQPLVWMDGPANLRHFDRQLETITGRDVIVLPEMFTTGFAMQAAQQSLPQSEVVAWMQTKAQQTNALVAGSAALQSERGPVNRFLLVEPEGKVHSYDKRHLFRMADEHDYYEAGTERVVFEWRGWRILPLVCYDLRFPVWSRNRNDYDLALYVANWPAPRSLHWQALLVARAIENQAYVAGCNRVGTDGNGHHYRGDSRIVSPQGEILATAEPHQATRIDAELSLAALKDYREKFPAWQDADPFMLG; encoded by the coding sequence GTGCCTGGTTTTAAAATTACGCTGTTGCAACAGCCGCTGGTCTGGATGGATGGCCCGGCTAATCTGCGGCACTTCGATCGCCAACTGGAAACGATTACCGGGCGCGACGTTATCGTTCTGCCGGAGATGTTCACGACGGGTTTTGCTATGCAGGCCGCGCAGCAGTCGCTGCCGCAGAGTGAAGTAGTTGCATGGATGCAGACCAAAGCGCAGCAGACGAATGCCCTGGTTGCCGGTAGCGCTGCGCTGCAGAGCGAGCGCGGGCCGGTAAACCGCTTCCTGCTGGTTGAGCCGGAGGGCAAGGTGCATAGCTATGATAAGCGTCATCTGTTTCGCATGGCCGATGAGCATGACTACTATGAAGCCGGGACCGAGCGCGTGGTCTTTGAGTGGCGTGGCTGGCGCATTCTGCCTCTGGTCTGCTACGACCTGCGTTTCCCGGTCTGGTCACGCAACCGCAACGACTATGACCTCGCCCTGTACGTAGCTAACTGGCCTGCGCCGCGTTCGCTGCACTGGCAGGCGCTGCTGGTGGCACGGGCCATTGAGAACCAGGCCTATGTTGCGGGCTGTAACCGCGTCGGCACCGACGGCAACGGGCATCACTATCGCGGCGACAGCCGAATTGTCAGCCCACAGGGTGAGATCCTCGCTACCGCCGAGCCGCATCAGGCGACACGTATCGATGCCGAGCTGTCGCTGGCCGCACTGAAAGATTATCGCGAAAAGTTCCCGGCCTGGCAGGATGCCGATCCCTTTATGCTGGGGTGA
- the fadE gene encoding acyl-CoA dehydrogenase FadE: MMILSLIATVVLIGALFYHRVSLFLSSLILLAWTAALGVSGLWSIWVLVPLAIILVPFNLPAMRKSMISAPAFRGFRKVMPPMSRTEKEAIDAGTTWWEGDLFRGNPDWKKLHSYPQPRLTAEEQAFIDGPVEEACRMANDFQITHEMADLPPELWAYLKEHRFFAMIIKKEYGGLEFSAYAQSRVLQKLSGVSGILAITVGVPNSLGPGELLQHYGTEEQKNHYLPRLARGDEIPCFALTSPEAGSDAGAIPDTGVVCMGEWQGEQVLGMRLTWNKRYITLAPIATVLGLAFKLSDPEKLLGGDEELGITCALIPTNTPGVEIGRRHFPLNVPFQNGPTRGQDIFVPIDYIIGGPKMAGQGWRMLVECLSVGRGITLPSNSTGGLKSAAMGIGAYAHIRRQFRIAIGKMEGIEEPLARIAGNAYVMDAAASLITYAIVLGEKPAVLSAIVKYHCTHRGQQSIIDAMDIAGGKGIMLGEGNFLARNYQGAPIAITVEGANILTRSMMIFGQGAIRCHPYVLDEMAAAQSNDLNAFDKLLFKHIGHVGSNTVRSFWLGLTRGLTSSTPTGDATRRYYQHLNRMSANLAMLSDVSMAVLGGSLKRRERISARLGDILSQIFLASATLKRYDDEGRHEADLPLVHWGVQDALYKAEQAMDDLLANFPNRGVAALLRATIFPTGRHYLAPSDRLDHAVAKILQTPCATRSRIGRGQYLTASEHNPVGLLEDALLDVMAADPIHQRICKEFGKNLPFTRLDTLAKEALDKGIISADEARILTKAEESRLRSINVDDFEADALATQPVKPLLPMLPEKVRKIEAA; encoded by the coding sequence ATGATGATTTTGAGTCTTATCGCAACCGTCGTACTGATTGGCGCGCTGTTCTACCATCGCGTCAGCCTGTTTTTAAGTAGCCTGATCCTGCTGGCCTGGACCGCCGCGCTCGGCGTTTCCGGCCTGTGGTCTATCTGGGTGCTGGTACCGCTCGCCATTATCCTGGTGCCGTTCAATCTGCCCGCGATGCGTAAATCGATGATCTCCGCCCCGGCATTTCGTGGCTTCCGCAAGGTGATGCCGCCGATGTCGCGCACCGAGAAAGAGGCCATTGACGCCGGAACCACCTGGTGGGAAGGCGATCTGTTCCGGGGTAATCCGGACTGGAAAAAGCTGCATAGCTATCCGCAGCCGCGCCTGACAGCCGAAGAGCAGGCGTTTATTGACGGGCCGGTGGAAGAAGCCTGCCGCATGGCGAATGATTTTCAGATCACCCATGAGATGGCCGACCTGCCTCCCGAACTGTGGGCGTATCTGAAAGAGCACCGCTTCTTTGCGATGATCATCAAAAAAGAGTACGGCGGCCTTGAGTTCTCGGCCTATGCCCAGTCTCGCGTGCTGCAGAAGCTCTCTGGCGTCTCTGGTATTCTGGCCATCACCGTCGGCGTGCCTAACTCCTTAGGCCCAGGCGAATTGCTGCAACACTACGGTACCGAAGAGCAGAAAAACCATTACCTGCCGCGCCTGGCTCGTGGGGATGAGATCCCTTGCTTTGCGCTGACCAGCCCGGAAGCGGGTTCCGATGCTGGTGCTATCCCGGATACCGGTGTCGTCTGCATGGGCGAGTGGCAGGGTGAGCAGGTACTCGGCATGCGCCTGACCTGGAACAAACGTTATATCACCCTGGCCCCCATCGCGACCGTGCTGGGCCTGGCGTTTAAACTCTCCGACCCGGAAAAACTACTGGGCGGCGACGAAGAGCTGGGCATTACCTGTGCGCTGATCCCTACCAACACGCCCGGCGTGGAGATTGGCCGTCGCCACTTCCCGCTTAACGTGCCGTTCCAGAACGGTCCGACCCGCGGACAGGATATCTTTGTACCGATTGACTACATCATTGGCGGGCCAAAAATGGCCGGTCAGGGCTGGCGGATGCTAGTGGAGTGCCTGTCGGTAGGCCGTGGCATTACCCTGCCGTCCAACTCTACGGGGGGTCTGAAGTCGGCTGCAATGGGTATCGGCGCTTATGCTCACATTCGTCGCCAGTTCCGTATCGCCATTGGCAAGATGGAGGGCATCGAGGAGCCGCTGGCACGCATTGCCGGTAACGCCTATGTAATGGATGCTGCCGCGTCGCTGATCACCTACGCCATCGTGCTTGGTGAAAAACCCGCGGTGCTCTCTGCTATCGTCAAATATCACTGTACCCACCGTGGGCAGCAGTCGATTATTGATGCCATGGATATCGCTGGCGGCAAAGGTATTATGCTCGGTGAGGGCAACTTCCTTGCCCGCAACTACCAGGGCGCACCGATCGCTATCACCGTGGAAGGGGCCAACATCCTTACGCGCAGCATGATGATCTTCGGCCAAGGGGCGATCCGCTGCCACCCTTACGTCCTGGATGAGATGGCCGCTGCTCAGAGCAACGATCTTAACGCTTTCGATAAGCTGCTGTTCAAACACATCGGCCACGTGGGCAGCAACACGGTGCGCAGCTTCTGGCTTGGCCTGACTCGCGGCCTGACCAGCAGCACGCCAACCGGGGATGCGACCCGCCGCTACTATCAGCACCTTAATCGCATGAGCGCCAACCTGGCGATGCTGTCGGATGTCTCGATGGCGGTGTTGGGCGGCAGCCTGAAACGTCGGGAACGCATCTCGGCACGTCTGGGGGATATTCTGAGCCAGATCTTCCTCGCCAGCGCGACGCTGAAACGCTACGACGATGAAGGCCGTCACGAAGCCGATCTGCCGCTGGTCCACTGGGGCGTGCAGGATGCGCTCTACAAGGCTGAGCAAGCGATGGACGACCTGCTGGCAAACTTCCCGAACCGTGGCGTTGCCGCCCTGCTCCGCGCCACCATCTTCCCTACCGGGCGTCACTACCTTGCCCCGTCGGACAGGCTGGACCATGCGGTGGCGAAGATTCTGCAAACGCCGTGTGCTACCCGATCCCGCATTGGCCGCGGTCAGTACCTGACCGCCAGCGAGCATAACCCTGTCGGCCTGCTGGAAGACGCTCTACTGGACGTGATGGCTGCGGATCCGATCCACCAGCGCATCTGTAAAGAGTTCGGTAAGAACCTGCCGTTTACCCGTCTGGATACGCTGGCTAAAGAGGCGCTGGATAAAGGGATCATCAGTGCTGACGAAGCGCGGATCCTGACCAAAGCCGAAGAGAGCCGCCTGCGCAGTATCAACGTGGATGATTTTGAGGCAGACGCGCTGGCTACCCAGCCGGTCAAGCCCCTGCTCCCTATGCTGCCGGAAAAAGTGCGTAAAATCGAAGCCGCGTAA
- the lpcA gene encoding D-sedoheptulose 7-phosphate isomerase, translating into MYQDLIRNELNEAAETLANFLQDDANIHAIQRAAVLLADSFKAGGKVLSCGNGGSHCDAMHFAEELTGRYRENRPGYPAIAISDVSHISCVGNDFGYDYIFSRYVEAVGREGDVLLGISTSGNSGNVIKAIDAARAKGMKVITLTGKDGGKMASSADIEIRVPHFGYADRIQEIHIKVIHILIQLIEKEMVKA; encoded by the coding sequence ATGTACCAGGATCTGATTCGTAACGAACTGAATGAAGCAGCGGAGACGCTGGCTAATTTTCTGCAGGATGACGCCAATATTCACGCCATCCAGCGCGCCGCGGTACTGCTGGCCGACAGCTTCAAAGCCGGTGGCAAAGTGCTCTCCTGCGGCAACGGCGGTTCCCACTGTGATGCGATGCATTTTGCCGAAGAGCTGACCGGTCGCTACCGCGAAAACCGTCCGGGCTACCCGGCTATCGCTATCTCTGACGTCAGCCACATCTCCTGCGTCGGTAACGACTTTGGCTACGACTACATCTTCTCCCGCTATGTAGAAGCGGTAGGCCGCGAGGGCGACGTGCTGCTGGGTATCTCCACCTCCGGCAACTCCGGCAACGTTATCAAAGCAATCGACGCTGCACGCGCAAAAGGGATGAAGGTGATTACCCTGACCGGCAAAGACGGCGGCAAAATGGCCAGCAGCGCCGACATTGAGATCCGCGTTCCGCACTTTGGCTACGCCGACCGCATTCAGGAAATTCATATCAAAGTGATCCACATCTTGATTCAGCTGATCGAAAAAGAGATGGTGAAGGCTTAA
- a CDS encoding class II glutamine amidotransferase, translated as MCELLGMSANVPTDICFSFTGLVQRGGGTGPHKDGWGITFYEGKGCRTFKDPQPSYNSPIAKLVQDYPIKSCSVVAHIRQANRGEVSLENTHPFTRELWGRNWTYAHNGQLTGYKTLETGNFRPVGETDSEKAFCWLLHKLTARYPRTPGNMAAVFKYIASLAGELREKGVFNMLLSDGRYVMAFCSTNLFWITRRAPFGVAKLLDQDVEIDFQKETTPNDVVSVIATQPLTGNETWHKIMPGEWVLFCLGERVV; from the coding sequence ATGTGCGAACTGCTCGGGATGAGCGCCAATGTGCCTACCGATATTTGCTTTAGTTTTACCGGGCTGGTTCAGCGGGGTGGGGGAACCGGGCCGCACAAAGACGGCTGGGGCATCACCTTTTACGAAGGCAAAGGCTGTCGCACGTTCAAAGATCCGCAGCCCAGCTACAACTCTCCGATAGCGAAACTGGTTCAGGACTACCCGATTAAGTCTTGTTCAGTGGTGGCCCATATTCGTCAGGCCAATCGGGGCGAGGTATCGCTGGAGAATACCCATCCCTTTACCCGCGAGCTGTGGGGGCGCAACTGGACCTACGCCCACAACGGGCAGCTGACGGGATACAAGACGCTGGAGACCGGCAACTTCCGGCCGGTTGGCGAGACCGACAGCGAGAAGGCGTTTTGCTGGCTGCTGCATAAGCTCACCGCCCGCTATCCGCGCACGCCAGGCAATATGGCGGCGGTGTTTAAGTACATTGCCTCGTTGGCGGGGGAGCTGCGTGAGAAGGGCGTGTTCAATATGCTGCTGTCGGACGGACGCTACGTGATGGCGTTCTGCTCAACGAATCTGTTCTGGATCACCCGTAGAGCGCCGTTTGGCGTAGCCAAGCTGCTGGATCAGGATGTTGAGATCGACTTTCAAAAAGAGACCACGCCGAATGACGTGGTCTCTGTGATTGCTACCCAGCCGCTTACCGGCAATGAAACCTGGCACAAGATCATGCCAGGAGAGTGGGTGCTATTTTGTCTCGGGGAGCGTGTAGTTTGA
- the dpaA gene encoding peptidoglycan meso-diaminopimelic acid protein amidase, with protein sequence MRIIALFIAMLTIPCVSFAGLLSSNSSTTPVSKEYKQQLMGSPVYIQIFKEERTLELYVKMGEQYQLMDSYKICNYSGGLGPKQRQGDFKSPEGFYTVQRSQLKPDSRFYKAINIGFPNAYDRSHGYEGKYLMIHGACVSVGCYAMTDSSIDEIFQFVTGALVFGQQGVQVSIYPFRMTDANMARHKNSYYADFWKQLKPGYDYFNTLHQPPVVSVVDGRYVVSKPLNNSGAIQPQLASNYTLPETK encoded by the coding sequence ATGCGCATAATCGCATTATTCATTGCGATGCTTACAATACCGTGCGTCTCGTTTGCCGGCCTGCTCAGCAGCAACAGCTCAACAACGCCCGTTAGTAAAGAATACAAGCAGCAGTTAATGGGTTCCCCGGTCTATATCCAGATCTTCAAGGAAGAGCGCACGCTTGAGCTGTACGTCAAGATGGGCGAGCAGTACCAGCTGATGGACAGCTACAAGATCTGTAACTACTCCGGCGGTCTCGGTCCGAAACAGCGTCAGGGCGATTTCAAAAGTCCGGAAGGGTTCTATACCGTTCAGCGCAGCCAGCTTAAGCCGGATAGTCGCTTCTATAAGGCGATCAACATCGGCTTCCCTAATGCCTACGATCGCTCGCACGGCTATGAAGGAAAATACCTGATGATCCACGGGGCATGTGTTTCGGTGGGCTGCTACGCCATGACCGATTCCAGCATCGATGAGATCTTCCAGTTCGTCACCGGCGCACTGGTGTTTGGTCAGCAGGGCGTGCAGGTAAGCATCTATCCGTTCCGCATGACCGACGCTAACATGGCGCGCCATAAGAACTCATACTATGCGGACTTCTGGAAGCAGCTGAAGCCTGGCTATGACTACTTCAATACCCTCCACCAGCCGCCGGTCGTCTCGGTGGTGGATGGCCGTTACGTGGTGAGCAAGCCGCTTAATAACAGCGGCGCGATCCAGCCTCAGCTGGCATCAAACTACACGCTCCCCGAGACAAAATAG
- the dinB gene encoding DNA polymerase IV: MRKIIHVDMDCFFAAVEMRDNPALRDIPIAIGGSRERRGVISTANYPARKFGVRSAMPTGMALKLCPHLTLLPGRFDAYKEASRHIQAIFARYTSRIEPLSLDEAFLDVTDSVHCHGSATLMAQEIRQSIFNELQLTASAGVAPVKFLAKIASDLNKPNGQYVITPDEVPAFLKTLPLAKIPGVGKVSAAKLETLGLRTCEDVQKSDLAMLLKRFGKFGRVLWERSQGIDEREITGERLRKSVGVERTLAEDIHEWEECVAIIERLYPELERRLAAVKPDLLIARQGVKLKFNDFQQTTQEHVWPQLNKEDLIATARNVWDERRGERGVRLVGLHVTLLDPQLERQLVLGL; this comes from the coding sequence ATGCGAAAAATAATACATGTTGATATGGACTGCTTTTTCGCAGCGGTTGAGATGCGCGACAATCCCGCCCTGCGAGATATCCCTATCGCCATCGGCGGAAGCCGTGAGCGGCGGGGCGTCATCAGCACCGCCAACTACCCGGCGCGCAAGTTTGGCGTACGCAGCGCGATGCCTACCGGAATGGCGCTCAAGCTCTGCCCGCATCTCACTCTGCTGCCGGGGCGCTTCGATGCCTATAAAGAAGCCTCACGGCATATTCAGGCGATCTTCGCCCGCTATACGTCACGCATTGAACCTCTTTCGCTGGATGAAGCCTTTCTCGACGTGACCGACAGCGTGCACTGCCACGGCTCGGCCACCCTGATGGCCCAGGAGATCCGCCAGAGCATCTTTAACGAGCTGCAGCTCACCGCCTCGGCGGGCGTTGCGCCGGTTAAGTTTCTGGCTAAGATCGCCTCCGACCTCAACAAGCCCAACGGCCAGTACGTCATTACCCCGGACGAGGTGCCCGCCTTTCTGAAGACGCTGCCGCTAGCGAAGATCCCGGGGGTTGGCAAAGTCTCGGCCGCAAAGCTGGAGACGCTCGGCCTGCGCACCTGCGAAGATGTGCAGAAGAGCGATCTCGCCATGCTCCTCAAACGCTTCGGTAAGTTTGGCCGCGTACTCTGGGAGCGTAGCCAGGGCATTGACGAGCGAGAGATCACCGGTGAGCGGCTGCGTAAGTCGGTGGGCGTGGAACGAACCCTGGCGGAAGATATCCACGAGTGGGAGGAGTGTGTGGCGATTATCGAGCGCCTCTACCCGGAGCTGGAGCGGCGGCTGGCCGCGGTTAAGCCGGATCTGCTGATCGCCCGTCAGGGAGTAAAGCTCAAGTTTAACGATTTTCAGCAGACTACCCAGGAGCACGTCTGGCCGCAGCTGAATAAAGAGGATCTGATCGCCACTGCCCGTAATGTATGGGATGAGCGGCGGGGAGAGCGAGGCGTACGGCTGGTGGGATTGCATGTGACGCTGCTCGATCCGCAGCTTGAAAGGCAGTTAGTGCTGGGGTTGTAA